A single region of the Erythrobacter sp. genome encodes:
- a CDS encoding 2Fe-2S iron-sulfur cluster-binding protein: MPKLVVTNREGETSEIEVEDGLTVMEAIRDNGFDELLALCGGCCSCATCHVHVDAGFTDKLPEMSEDEDDLLESSDHRTETSRLSCQIPFTAELDGLKVTIAPED, from the coding sequence ATGCCCAAGCTGGTCGTCACCAATCGCGAAGGCGAAACGAGCGAGATCGAGGTCGAGGACGGCCTGACGGTGATGGAAGCCATCCGCGACAACGGCTTCGACGAATTGCTCGCGCTGTGCGGCGGGTGCTGCTCGTGCGCGACCTGCCATGTTCATGTCGACGCGGGCTTCACCGACAAGCTCCCCGAGATGAGCGAGGACGAGGACGACCTGCTCGAAAGCTCCGACCACCGCACTGAAACCTCGCGCCTGTCGTGCCAGATCCCCTTCACCGCCGAACTCGACGGGCTGAAGGTGACGATCGCGCCCGAGGACTGA
- a CDS encoding division/cell wall cluster transcriptional repressor MraZ, translated as MAGFAGYNGQAFSPAGDKGRFVLPPTFRKAVKESSGGAKTLCLMVHDKYDCLVGFGLSRIDELHAQLEKEEERAIRLGQSDFDPDVRAQQLFGFEQIPFDDSGRFVMPEHLKDLGHVGDGLYFHGAGKFFFVWNPEELERMDASFKGAQATCRALMAKAKGGGK; from the coding sequence GTGGCGGGATTTGCGGGATATAACGGACAGGCCTTCTCGCCCGCCGGCGACAAGGGCCGCTTCGTCCTGCCCCCGACCTTCCGCAAGGCGGTGAAGGAAAGCTCAGGGGGAGCGAAGACGCTCTGCCTGATGGTCCACGACAAGTACGACTGCCTCGTCGGCTTCGGCCTGTCGCGCATCGACGAACTCCATGCGCAGCTCGAAAAGGAAGAAGAGCGCGCGATCCGGCTCGGCCAGAGCGATTTCGACCCCGACGTGCGCGCGCAGCAATTGTTCGGTTTCGAGCAGATCCCGTTCGACGATTCGGGCCGCTTCGTCATGCCCGAACACCTGAAAGACCTCGGCCATGTCGGCGACGGGCTTTATTTCCACGGCGCGGGCAAGTTCTTCTTCGTCTGGAACCCGGAAGAACTCGAGCGGATGGATGCAAGCTTCAAGGGCGCGCAGGCGACCTGCCGCGCGCTGATGGCGAAGGCGAAAGGGGGCGGCAAGTGA
- a CDS encoding S9 family peptidase: protein MPPAETFPIIPRDHLFGNPTRAQGRISPDGKWLSWLAPHEGVLNIWLAPADDPDAAKVMTKATARPIREHFWAPDAKSIGYIQDKDGDENFLLYRIDVETGEERAMTPFENTRVQIVGASHTIKDKVLVGLNNRDPQFHDVYRLDLNTGEMELVYENNSYAGFMADDTLTLRMAMRQNEAGGTDYFRVTGGEVEDEPFESTAMEDSLTTSPAGYTADGSVLYWIDSRGRNTAALYAQDTATGERTLIAEDDKADIGGTIRNQDTGEVQGYSVDYLKTEWTAIDAGIGAALDWLGERLEGEFGIASRTDDDRTWIVWNDPVTAPMRTFIFDRDAETLEPFFVSRPELEGAPLQPMHPLEIESRDGLTLVSYLTLPPGSDPEGTGRPGSALPMVLLVHGGPWARDGYGFDAIHQMLANRGYAVLSVNFRGSTGFGKDFLNAANKQWGLAMHDDLIDAVRWAVGEGIAEENKVAIMGGSYGGYATLAGLAFTPEVFACGVDIVGPSNLETLLSTIPPYWAPMVKIFHERMGNPDTEEGLALLRAASPLHKAEKITKPLLIAQGANDPRVKQAESDQIVGAMKEAGIPVTYVLYPDEGHGFARPENSIAFFAIAENFLAECLGGRAEPLGDVLAPSTAEIVEGEEYVKGLAATPG from the coding sequence ATGCCCCCCGCCGAGACTTTTCCGATCATCCCGCGCGACCACCTCTTCGGCAACCCGACCCGCGCGCAAGGGAGGATAAGCCCGGACGGCAAGTGGCTTTCCTGGCTCGCCCCGCACGAAGGCGTGCTCAACATCTGGCTCGCCCCCGCCGACGATCCGGATGCGGCGAAGGTGATGACCAAGGCGACGGCGCGCCCGATCCGCGAGCATTTCTGGGCGCCGGATGCGAAGAGCATCGGCTATATCCAGGACAAGGACGGGGACGAGAACTTTCTGCTCTACCGCATCGACGTCGAAACCGGCGAGGAGCGGGCGATGACCCCGTTCGAGAACACGCGCGTGCAGATCGTCGGAGCCTCGCACACGATCAAGGACAAAGTGCTGGTCGGGCTCAACAACCGCGACCCGCAATTCCACGACGTATACCGGCTCGACCTCAACACGGGCGAGATGGAACTGGTCTACGAAAACAATTCCTATGCCGGGTTCATGGCCGACGACACGCTCACCCTGCGCATGGCGATGCGCCAGAACGAGGCGGGCGGGACCGACTATTTCCGGGTGACCGGCGGCGAGGTCGAGGACGAGCCGTTCGAAAGCACGGCGATGGAGGATTCGCTCACCACCTCGCCAGCAGGCTATACCGCCGACGGGTCGGTGCTTTACTGGATCGACAGCCGGGGTCGGAACACAGCCGCGCTCTATGCGCAGGACACCGCGACGGGCGAGCGCACGCTGATCGCCGAGGACGACAAGGCCGATATCGGCGGGACGATCCGGAACCAGGATACCGGCGAGGTTCAGGGCTATTCGGTCGATTACCTCAAGACCGAATGGACCGCGATCGACGCCGGGATCGGGGCGGCGCTCGACTGGCTCGGCGAGCGGCTCGAGGGCGAATTCGGCATTGCCAGCCGCACCGACGACGACCGCACCTGGATCGTCTGGAACGATCCCGTCACCGCGCCGATGCGGACCTTCATCTTCGACCGCGATGCCGAAACGCTGGAGCCGTTCTTCGTATCGCGCCCCGAACTCGAAGGCGCGCCGCTCCAGCCGATGCACCCGCTCGAAATCGAGAGCCGCGACGGCCTGACGCTCGTGTCCTATCTTACCCTGCCGCCGGGCAGCGATCCGGAGGGCACGGGTCGCCCGGGCAGCGCGCTGCCGATGGTGCTGCTGGTCCATGGCGGGCCGTGGGCGCGCGACGGCTATGGCTTCGATGCGATCCACCAGATGCTCGCCAATCGCGGTTATGCCGTCCTGTCGGTCAACTTCCGCGGCTCGACCGGCTTCGGCAAGGATTTCCTCAACGCGGCGAACAAGCAGTGGGGCCTTGCCATGCACGACGACCTCATCGATGCGGTCCGCTGGGCCGTCGGTGAGGGGATCGCCGAGGAGAACAAGGTCGCGATCATGGGGGGCTCTTATGGCGGCTATGCGACGCTCGCCGGGCTCGCCTTTACGCCCGAGGTCTTCGCCTGCGGGGTCGATATCGTCGGTCCCTCGAACCTCGAGACGCTGCTCTCGACCATCCCGCCCTACTGGGCGCCGATGGTGAAGATCTTCCACGAACGCATGGGCAATCCCGACACCGAGGAAGGCCTCGCCCTGCTGCGCGCGGCGAGCCCGCTGCACAAGGCCGAGAAGATCACGAAACCGCTGCTGATCGCGCAAGGGGCGAACGATCCGCGCGTGAAGCAGGCCGAAAGCGACCAGATCGTCGGCGCGATGAAGGAGGCCGGAATCCCCGTCACCTATGTCCTCTACCCGGACGAGGGCCACGGCTTCGCCCGGCCGGAGAATTCGATCGCCTTCTTCGCCATCGCAGAGAACTTCCTCGCCGAATGTCTCGGCGGGCGCGCGGAGCCGCTGGGCGACGTCCTCGCCCCCTCCACTGCCGAGATCGTCGAGGGCGAGGAATATGTGAAAGGACTTGCCGCAACGCCCGGTTGA
- the rsmH gene encoding 16S rRNA (cytosine(1402)-N(4))-methyltransferase RsmH, translating into MNASPASGHIPVLLDEVVAAVAPAPGMSIVDATFGAGGYSRALLDAGARVFAFDRDPHAIAEGEALVARYEGRLSLHARRFSQMADELRGLGVDKVDAVVMDIGVSSMQLDRAERGFAFSADGPLDMRMAGEGESAADFLNTADEAAIADVLYHYGEERQSRRVARAIVAARPLETTGDLARVVRKALGHKPHEKKDPATRTFQAVRIHVNDELGELRAGLAAAEVLLREGGVLAVVSFHSLEDRIVKRFLKAASGAGRAVSRHLPGEVPGPAPTFARVSKAIRASEAEIARNPRARSSVLRHAVRTAAAPRPHAGEAS; encoded by the coding sequence GTGAACGCGTCACCAGCCTCTGGCCACATCCCCGTCCTGCTCGATGAAGTCGTCGCCGCCGTCGCCCCCGCACCCGGCATGAGCATCGTCGATGCGACTTTCGGCGCGGGCGGATACTCTCGCGCGCTGCTCGATGCGGGCGCGCGCGTCTTCGCCTTCGACCGCGACCCGCACGCGATCGCCGAAGGCGAGGCGCTGGTCGCGCGCTACGAGGGCCGCCTCTCGCTCCACGCGCGGCGCTTTTCGCAAATGGCCGACGAGCTTCGCGGCCTCGGCGTCGACAAGGTCGATGCCGTGGTGATGGACATCGGCGTGTCCTCGATGCAGCTCGACCGGGCGGAGCGCGGCTTCGCCTTTTCCGCCGACGGGCCGCTCGACATGAGGATGGCAGGCGAGGGGGAAAGCGCCGCCGATTTCCTCAACACCGCCGATGAGGCCGCGATTGCCGACGTGCTCTATCACTACGGCGAGGAACGCCAGTCGCGCCGGGTCGCGCGCGCCATCGTCGCCGCGCGCCCGCTGGAGACCACCGGCGACCTCGCCCGCGTGGTGAGAAAGGCGCTGGGCCACAAGCCGCATGAAAAGAAAGACCCCGCGACCCGCACCTTTCAGGCGGTGCGCATCCACGTGAACGACGAGCTGGGCGAGCTGCGCGCCGGGCTCGCCGCGGCCGAAGTGCTGCTGCGCGAGGGCGGGGTGCTCGCCGTGGTCAGCTTCCACAGCCTCGAGGATCGCATCGTCAAGCGGTTCCTCAAAGCGGCATCCGGCGCGGGCCGCGCGGTCTCGCGCCACCTTCCGGGCGAAGTTCCCGGTCCCGCGCCGACCTTCGCCCGCGTCTCGAAGGCGATCCGTGCCAGCGAAGCCGAAATCGCCCGCAACCCGCGCGCGCGCTCCTCGGTCCTGCGCCATGCCGTGCGGACCGCCGCTGCGCCGCGCCCCCACGCAGGAGAGGCATCATGA
- the murF gene encoding UDP-N-acetylmuramoyl-tripeptide--D-alanyl-D-alanine ligase has protein sequence MTRHTSALLKSWPRDRRDALPLALWDAAGIAAATGGTASHDFQASGVEMDSRDVRPGDVFVALKGEAMDGHRFVEAAFARGAVAAIVDRPVDFPHVLVEDTTRALHDLAHAARERSEAVRIGITGSVGKTGMKEAIFACLDRASRGAAHRSVRSYNNHVGVPLSLARMPARARFGVFEMGMNHAGEIAPLSAHVRPHVALITTIAPAHIENLGSLEAIADEKAQIFTGLLPGGTAIIPADSEWAPRLIGHAKALGHKVVTFGRSAEADVRLLDAIPSANGGSLVTADMGGAGRLCFSVAEPGEHWIANALGVMAAVRAAGGDLGAAGLALAEMGGLKGRGARFQVEVPGGKALLIDESYNANPASMRATLRALGQTPAHRRIAVLGSMKELGDFAPSFHAQLAEPLAEAKIDHAILVGDEMGFLAAELRKTPANPLGFAVGFDHCDTPAEAIAALEQYGLTHGDAVLVKGSNSVGLGRLVSHFTQRPAS, from the coding sequence ATGACGCGACACACATCAGCGCTGCTCAAGAGCTGGCCGCGAGACAGGCGCGACGCGCTGCCGCTCGCCCTGTGGGACGCCGCCGGCATCGCCGCGGCGACCGGTGGCACGGCGAGCCACGATTTCCAGGCATCCGGCGTCGAAATGGATTCGCGCGACGTGCGGCCGGGCGATGTCTTCGTCGCGCTGAAGGGCGAGGCGATGGACGGCCACCGTTTCGTCGAAGCCGCTTTCGCGCGTGGCGCCGTCGCCGCGATCGTCGATCGCCCGGTCGATTTCCCCCACGTCCTCGTCGAGGACACCACACGCGCGCTGCATGACCTCGCCCATGCCGCGCGCGAGCGCAGCGAGGCGGTGCGCATCGGCATCACCGGATCGGTCGGCAAGACGGGGATGAAGGAGGCGATCTTCGCCTGCCTCGACCGCGCGAGCCGGGGCGCGGCGCATCGCAGCGTGAGGAGCTACAACAACCACGTCGGCGTGCCCCTCTCGCTTGCCCGGATGCCCGCCCGCGCGCGCTTCGGCGTGTTCGAGATGGGGATGAACCACGCCGGCGAGATCGCGCCGCTGTCGGCCCATGTCCGCCCGCACGTCGCGCTGATCACCACCATCGCGCCCGCCCATATCGAGAACCTCGGCAGCCTCGAGGCGATCGCGGATGAAAAGGCGCAGATCTTCACCGGGCTGCTGCCGGGCGGGACCGCGATCATCCCCGCCGACAGCGAATGGGCGCCGCGCCTCATCGGCCACGCGAAGGCGCTGGGGCACAAGGTCGTCACCTTCGGGCGCAGCGCCGAAGCCGACGTGCGCCTGCTCGATGCGATCCCGAGTGCCAATGGCGGCTCGCTCGTCACCGCCGATATGGGCGGAGCGGGGCGGCTGTGCTTCTCGGTCGCGGAGCCCGGCGAGCACTGGATCGCCAATGCGCTCGGCGTCATGGCGGCGGTGCGCGCCGCCGGAGGCGACCTTGGCGCTGCGGGCCTTGCGCTTGCCGAGATGGGCGGGCTGAAAGGCCGCGGGGCGCGCTTCCAGGTCGAGGTGCCGGGCGGCAAGGCGCTGCTGATCGATGAAAGCTACAACGCCAACCCCGCCTCGATGCGCGCCACGCTGCGCGCGCTTGGCCAGACCCCCGCCCACCGGCGCATCGCCGTGCTCGGCAGCATGAAGGAACTGGGCGACTTCGCCCCCTCCTTCCACGCCCAGCTTGCCGAGCCGCTTGCCGAAGCGAAAATCGACCACGCGATCCTCGTGGGCGACGAGATGGGCTTCCTCGCCGCCGAACTGCGCAAAACGCCCGCCAATCCGCTTGGATTTGCCGTCGGTTTCGACCATTGCGACACGCCTGCCGAAGCGATCGCGGCGCTCGAGCAATATGGTCTCACCCATGGCGATGCCGTCCTCGTCAAGGGCTCCAATTCGGTCGGGCTCGGCAGGCTTGTGTCACATTTCACGCAAAGGCCGGCCTCATAG
- a CDS encoding DNA-3-methyladenine glycosylase 2 family protein: MGLSEGQLRGALDEVAARDERVARELERVGYPAPRIRERGFRTLLRTIVGQQVSVAAAASMWAKLEAELGEDFAPGDLLARDFDSLRACGLSRQKQGYARSLCELVAAGEVDLHALPEGDEEAIALLTQVKGIGRWSAEIYLLFAEGRPDIWPAGDLAVQEGVRRLAGMEERPKEKETRALAEGWAPHRGAMAIFTWHFYANPAL; the protein is encoded by the coding sequence ATGGGATTGAGCGAAGGGCAGTTGCGCGGCGCGCTGGACGAGGTCGCGGCGCGCGACGAACGGGTCGCGCGCGAACTGGAGCGGGTCGGCTATCCCGCCCCGCGCATCCGCGAGCGCGGCTTTCGCACCCTGCTGCGCACCATCGTCGGCCAGCAGGTCTCGGTCGCGGCGGCGGCTTCGATGTGGGCGAAGCTCGAAGCCGAACTGGGCGAGGATTTCGCCCCCGGCGACCTGCTCGCGCGCGATTTCGATAGCCTTCGCGCGTGCGGGCTTTCGCGGCAGAAACAGGGCTATGCCCGCTCGCTGTGCGAACTGGTGGCGGCGGGCGAGGTCGATCTCCACGCCCTGCCCGAAGGCGACGAGGAGGCGATCGCGCTGCTCACGCAGGTCAAGGGCATCGGGCGCTGGTCGGCGGAGATCTACCTGCTATTCGCCGAGGGCCGCCCCGACATCTGGCCCGCCGGCGACCTCGCCGTGCAGGAAGGCGTGAGGCGGCTCGCCGGCATGGAGGAACGGCCGAAGGAAAAGGAGACCCGCGCGCTCGCCGAAGGCTGGGCGCCGCATCGCGGGGCGATGGCGATCTTCACCTGGCACTTCTACGCCAATCCGGCGCTTTAG
- a CDS encoding penicillin-binding protein 2 has protein sequence MNAQAPGFGRLASGIGEGAAQRQLPLGFDLPSSRGRPAADPPVSPAPAPRPALPTGRVQLVSLRQELLLTARARLLVIALLFVLLAGAALLRLGWLGLAGEGPARTSLEAALLPERGEITDRNGVPLARAFDAYALWFNPRAMDDGGSPLVRSPQEVAARLAAIFPDMDESRTARLLASGRPSYLRRRILPEEANAVFDLGEVALETPREQDRHYPQGKLAAHVLGYVVEEEDGTLGGRVGMEQVLDERLSDPELRSRPAALSIDLRVQGALEDEMRSGMLATDAIGAAGVVLDVDTGEVLALASLPDFDPNRIAEEDVPNMVNRVTNQVSELGSTFKPLTVAAAIDAGVIRDLSRDWDASPVEIGRRRLADHGDKGDALNIPEALAYSSNTVTMRVADQLGAERMKRVLMDLHMHERPKIELPARALPFWPKDDWSRIRTMTVGYGHGIAVTPLHLASAYAAMVNGGLWRPATLRKLDAGEVPRGKRVFKASTSARMRQLLRMIALYGTGRSADAKGYRVGGKTGSAEKNFGGRYVKNKLISTFAAAFPMDRPRYVVVVTLDEPRGTIASSYQRTAAWNAAPIVGRLVPRIGPMLGVRPDDNRDVDISDLRYLMEKRGKDGET, from the coding sequence ATGAATGCCCAGGCTCCCGGTTTCGGGCGTCTTGCGTCCGGAATCGGAGAGGGGGCGGCGCAGCGCCAGCTCCCGCTCGGCTTCGACCTGCCGTCCTCGCGCGGGCGTCCCGCCGCCGATCCGCCCGTATCGCCCGCTCCCGCGCCGCGCCCGGCGCTGCCGACGGGGCGGGTCCAGCTTGTCAGCCTGAGGCAGGAACTGCTGCTCACCGCGCGCGCGCGCCTGCTGGTGATCGCGCTGCTTTTCGTGCTGCTCGCGGGGGCGGCGCTGCTGCGGCTCGGCTGGCTCGGCCTTGCCGGCGAGGGACCGGCGCGCACCAGTCTCGAAGCCGCGCTGCTGCCCGAACGCGGCGAGATTACCGACCGCAACGGCGTGCCGCTGGCGCGGGCCTTCGATGCCTATGCGCTGTGGTTCAACCCGCGCGCGATGGATGACGGCGGCAGTCCGCTGGTGCGCTCTCCGCAGGAAGTCGCCGCCCGGCTCGCCGCGATCTTTCCGGACATGGACGAAAGCCGCACCGCGCGCCTGCTCGCCAGCGGCCGCCCGTCCTACCTGCGCCGCCGCATCCTGCCCGAAGAGGCCAACGCCGTCTTCGACCTTGGCGAAGTCGCGCTCGAAACGCCGCGCGAACAGGACCGGCATTATCCGCAGGGCAAGCTCGCCGCGCACGTGCTCGGCTACGTGGTCGAGGAGGAGGACGGCACGCTCGGCGGGCGGGTGGGCATGGAGCAGGTGCTCGATGAACGCCTGTCCGATCCCGAACTGCGCAGCCGGCCCGCCGCGCTGTCGATCGACCTGCGCGTGCAGGGCGCGCTCGAGGACGAGATGCGGTCCGGGATGCTCGCGACCGATGCGATCGGGGCGGCGGGCGTGGTGCTCGACGTCGATACGGGCGAAGTGCTGGCGCTCGCCTCGCTGCCCGATTTCGATCCTAACCGGATCGCCGAGGAAGACGTGCCCAACATGGTCAACCGGGTGACCAACCAGGTTTCCGAACTGGGCTCGACCTTCAAGCCGCTGACCGTCGCCGCGGCGATCGATGCGGGCGTCATACGCGACCTGTCGCGCGACTGGGATGCAAGTCCCGTCGAGATCGGCCGCCGCCGCCTCGCCGACCACGGCGACAAGGGCGATGCGCTCAACATCCCCGAAGCACTCGCCTATTCGTCGAACACGGTGACGATGCGGGTCGCCGACCAGCTCGGCGCGGAGCGGATGAAGCGGGTGCTGATGGACCTGCATATGCACGAACGGCCCAAGATCGAGCTGCCCGCGCGCGCGCTGCCGTTCTGGCCGAAGGACGACTGGAGCCGGATCCGCACGATGACGGTCGGCTATGGCCACGGAATCGCGGTAACGCCGCTGCATCTTGCGAGCGCCTATGCCGCGATGGTCAATGGCGGGCTGTGGCGCCCGGCGACGCTGAGGAAGCTCGATGCGGGCGAGGTTCCGCGCGGAAAGCGGGTGTTCAAGGCCTCGACCTCGGCCAGGATGCGCCAGCTATTGCGCATGATCGCGCTCTACGGCACGGGCCGCAGCGCCGATGCCAAGGGCTACCGCGTCGGCGGCAAGACCGGCTCGGCGGAGAAGAATTTCGGCGGGCGCTACGTCAAGAACAAGCTGATTTCCACCTTCGCCGCCGCCTTTCCGATGGACCGCCCGCGCTATGTCGTGGTGGTGACGCTGGACGAGCCGCGCGGGACCATCGCAAGCTCCTACCAGCGCACCGCGGCGTGGAACGCGGCGCCGATCGTGGGCAGGCTCGTGCCGCGGATCGGCCCGATGCTGGGCGTGCGCCCGGACGACAACCGCGACGTCGACATCTCGGACCTGCGCTACCTCATGGAGAAGCGCGGCAAGGACGGCGAGACGTGA
- a CDS encoding cysteine synthase A, with the protein MNITAPIGDTLSLIGNTPLVRLAGPSEAAGCTIWGKCEFANPGSSVKDRAALYMIRDAEARGELAPGGTVIEGTAGNTGIGIALVANALGYKTVIVMPDNQSKEKMDTLRALGAQLVLVPPTKYADPNHFQHVSRRMAEETEGAVWAGQFDNIANRKAHIEGTARELWHQTEGRIDGFTCAAGTGGTIAGVGMGLKEKNPDIRIALTDPHGAALYNYFAHGELKAEGSSVAEGIGQGRITANLEGAPIDTQFRISDEEGLVWVERLLREEGLCLGLSSGINVAGAVELGRQLVAEGREDPQVATILCDTGFRYLSTLYNAEWLRSKGLPVFDWLESGDAAR; encoded by the coding sequence ATGAATATCACCGCGCCCATCGGCGACACGCTTTCGCTTATCGGCAACACTCCGCTTGTCCGGCTCGCCGGGCCGAGCGAGGCGGCGGGCTGCACCATCTGGGGCAAGTGCGAATTCGCCAATCCCGGCTCGTCCGTGAAGGACCGCGCGGCGCTCTACATGATCCGCGATGCCGAGGCGCGCGGCGAACTTGCGCCGGGCGGCACGGTGATCGAGGGCACAGCGGGCAATACCGGGATCGGCATCGCGCTGGTGGCCAACGCGCTCGGCTACAAGACCGTGATCGTCATGCCCGACAACCAGTCGAAGGAGAAGATGGACACGCTGCGCGCGCTGGGCGCCCAGCTCGTCCTCGTCCCGCCGACGAAATATGCCGACCCCAACCATTTCCAGCACGTCTCGCGCCGCATGGCGGAGGAGACCGAAGGTGCGGTCTGGGCGGGGCAGTTCGACAACATCGCCAACCGCAAGGCCCATATCGAAGGCACGGCGCGCGAGCTGTGGCACCAGACCGAAGGCCGGATCGACGGCTTCACCTGCGCCGCGGGCACGGGCGGCACGATCGCGGGCGTGGGCATGGGGCTGAAAGAGAAGAACCCCGACATCCGCATCGCGCTGACCGATCCGCACGGCGCTGCGCTTTACAACTACTTCGCCCATGGCGAGCTGAAGGCCGAGGGCTCCTCGGTCGCCGAAGGGATCGGGCAGGGCCGCATCACCGCCAATCTCGAAGGCGCGCCGATCGATACCCAGTTCCGCATCTCCGACGAGGAAGGGCTCGTCTGGGTCGAACGCCTGCTGCGCGAGGAGGGACTGTGCCTCGGCCTGTCGTCGGGCATCAATGTCGCGGGTGCGGTCGAACTGGGGCGGCAGCTCGTCGCGGAGGGACGCGAGGACCCGCAGGTCGCGACGATCCTGTGCGACACCGGCTTTCGCTACCTCTCGACGCTCTACAACGCCGAATGGTTGCGTTCGAAGGGCCTGCCGGTGTTCGACTGGCTGGAAAGCGGCGATGCGGCGCGCTAG
- a CDS encoding UDP-N-acetylmuramoyl-L-alanyl-D-glutamate--2,6-diaminopimelate ligase yields MRLSALLAAAGLGAAGDWQDASVSGFAIDHRKVAPGTVFGAFRGERFNAEDFIGEAVAAGAVAVVASPQARVEGAAHIASEEPRRTFAQLAARFFAPFPETLVAVTGTNGKTSSVEMTRQVWRMCGLSAASIGTLGVTTPDGSVATGLTTPDIVTFLSNMAGLSREGVTHVAYEASSHGLSQYRSEGPVLAAAGFTNFSRDHLDYHGTMEAYFEAKMRLFDEVLPPGSPAVIHDGGRDDTWTPQVIERATARGLDVRTVGAKGDFLRLAAREATQLGQVLTIEHEGDARQVKLPLIGEYQAANALVAAGLALSTGCEAGQVFDALSRLQPVRGRLERAAIAPVGAPIYVDYAHTPDALEAAIAALRDHVDAGRGGRLIVVFGAGGDRDPGKRAPMGEVAASGAERVIVTDDNPRGEDPGAIRAGVLDGARAAGGAAEILEVAGRREAIAEAVRGAGEHDILLVAGKGHEQGQIIGAGADMRVLPFDDVEVARECAAGANEEKGR; encoded by the coding sequence GTGAGGCTGTCGGCGCTCCTTGCGGCGGCGGGGCTCGGGGCTGCGGGCGACTGGCAGGACGCGAGCGTGAGCGGCTTCGCCATCGACCACCGCAAGGTCGCGCCCGGCACGGTGTTCGGCGCGTTCCGGGGTGAACGGTTCAACGCCGAGGATTTCATCGGCGAAGCGGTCGCGGCAGGCGCGGTCGCGGTCGTCGCCTCTCCGCAGGCGCGCGTCGAGGGCGCGGCGCATATCGCGAGCGAGGAGCCGCGCCGGACCTTCGCGCAGCTTGCCGCGCGCTTCTTCGCGCCCTTTCCCGAAACGCTCGTCGCGGTGACGGGGACCAACGGCAAGACCTCGAGTGTCGAGATGACCCGCCAGGTCTGGCGGATGTGCGGCCTCAGCGCGGCGAGCATCGGGACGCTGGGCGTGACGACGCCCGACGGAAGCGTTGCGACCGGGCTGACCACGCCCGACATCGTCACTTTCCTGTCGAACATGGCGGGGCTGTCGCGCGAGGGCGTCACCCACGTCGCCTACGAAGCATCGAGCCATGGCCTGTCGCAATACCGCAGCGAGGGGCCCGTGCTGGCGGCGGCGGGCTTCACCAATTTCAGCCGCGACCATCTCGACTACCACGGCACGATGGAAGCCTATTTCGAGGCCAAGATGCGCCTGTTCGACGAAGTCCTGCCGCCCGGCAGCCCGGCGGTGATCCATGACGGCGGGCGCGACGACACGTGGACCCCGCAAGTCATCGAACGGGCGACAGCGCGCGGGCTCGACGTGCGCACGGTCGGCGCGAAAGGGGATTTTCTAAGGCTCGCCGCACGCGAAGCGACCCAGCTCGGCCAGGTGTTGACCATCGAGCATGAGGGCGACGCTCGGCAAGTGAAACTCCCGCTGATCGGCGAATACCAGGCGGCGAACGCGCTCGTCGCGGCGGGGCTGGCGCTCTCGACCGGCTGCGAGGCGGGGCAGGTCTTCGACGCGCTCTCCCGGCTCCAGCCGGTGCGCGGGCGGCTCGAACGTGCGGCCATCGCGCCGGTCGGCGCGCCGATCTATGTCGATTACGCCCACACCCCCGACGCGCTCGAAGCCGCCATCGCGGCCCTGCGCGACCATGTCGATGCGGGCCGGGGAGGCAGGCTCATCGTCGTCTTCGGCGCGGGCGGGGACCGCGATCCGGGCAAGCGCGCGCCCATGGGTGAAGTCGCCGCGAGCGGCGCCGAGCGCGTCATCGTCACCGACGACAACCCGCGCGGCGAGGATCCGGGCGCGATCCGCGCGGGCGTCCTCGACGGCGCCCGGGCCGCAGGCGGCGCGGCGGAAATCCTCGAAGTCGCAGGCCGCCGCGAGGCCATCGCCGAGGCGGTCAGGGGCGCGGGCGAACACGACATCCTACTCGTGGCGGGGAAAGGTCACGAGCAGGGGCAGATTATCGGGGCGGGAGCGGATATGCGGGTCCTGCCGTTCGACGACGTGGAAGTGGCGCGCGAATGCGCCGCCGGGGCGAACGAGGAAAAGGGTCGATGA